The nucleotide sequence CTCGCGCAGCTGGTTGATGAAGATCATCGTGGTGCCGGTCTGGTTCAGGCCGCCGGTGAGCTTGCGGAGCGCCTGCGACATGAGGCGGGCCTGAAGGCCGACGTGCGAGTCGCCCATCTCGCCCTCGATCTCGGCGCGCGGCACGAGCGCCGCCACGGAGTCGATGACGACGAGGTCGATCGAGCCGGAGCGCACGAGCATGTCGGCGATCTCGAGGGCCTGCTCGCCCGTGTCGGGCTGCGACACGAGCAGAGCGTCGATGTCGACGCCGAGCTTCTTCGCGTACTCGGGGTCGAGCGCGTGCTCGGCGTCGATGAACGCCGCGATGCCACCGGCGCGCTGGGCGTTCGCGATCGCGTGGAGCGTGAGGGTCGTCTTACCCGACGACTCGGGGCCGTAGATCTCGACGATGCGGCCGCGGGGCAGTCCGCCCACGCCGAGGGCGACGTCGAGAGCGATGGAGCCCGTGGGGATGACGGCGACGGGAGCGCGCTCGTCGCTGCCGAGGCGCATCACCGCACCCTTGCCGAACTGCCGGTCGATCTGGGCGAGGGCGGTCTCGAGGGCCTTCTCGCGGTCTGCAACTGAGGGCATGTGCTTCTCCTTGGTTCGTCGCCGGGCCGACCGGTGGTCGAGCCGCAGCAGGTGCGGTGCGCCTGTAGGCTGTCGCGCCCTCTGGCCGCCGATGAAGCCGGGCGGCCAGCCTTGCGACAAGGCTGAGGGAATCGCTGTTGACCGGAACGCTACGGGCGCCCACCGACACTCGGAGCGTCGTGAGGGAATCTGTGGAGAACCGGAGCCGAGAGGCTCCCTGTGGTGGAGAGGCTAGCACCGAACCGAACATGTGTTCGAGTCCACCGCGCGGCGTGTCGGGGATGGCGAGCCGATGCTCCTGCGCCCTGAGCCGACGTCGCCCGCGTCAGTCGCGGCGACGCCTACCGCCTGGGCTTGGGGAGCCCCACGCCGTGCCGACGTGACAGCGGGACGTTCTCAACCTCGCACAGCGCGAGCCAGACGTCGCGCGGCGGGACGCCGTGAGCGATCGCCTCGTCGGCGGTCTGGTTGCCCAGCTTCGCCAGGACGACGTCGTGCGTGACGACGCGGCCGTAGCCTTCGCCGAACTCGTCGACGACGGCTCGATCGAATTCGCTCTTCCGCACCCGTCGAGGATAGCCGCGACCACCGACGCCGGCGCCCGCGCACTGACGCCGGCGCACACGCGCGACCCCGGACG is from Frondihabitans australicus and encodes:
- the recA gene encoding recombinase RecA; the protein is MPSVADREKALETALAQIDRQFGKGAVMRLGSDERAPVAVIPTGSIALDVALGVGGLPRGRIVEIYGPESSGKTTLTLHAIANAQRAGGIAAFIDAEHALDPEYAKKLGVDIDALLVSQPDTGEQALEIADMLVRSGSIDLVVIDSVAALVPRAEIEGEMGDSHVGLQARLMSQALRKLTGGLNQTGTTMIFINQLREKIGVFFGSPETTAGGKALKFYASVRLDIRRIETLKDGTDAVGNRTRVKVVKNKMAPPFKQAEFDILYGVGISREGSLLDFGVEHGIVRKSGAWYTYEGDQLGQGKENSRNFLIANKNVADEIEQKILAKLGVGGSTAGADDAAAAPAAPVEPLQAKLAARKGA
- a CDS encoding DUF3046 domain-containing protein; amino-acid sequence: MRKSEFDRAVVDEFGEGYGRVVTHDVVLAKLGNQTADEAIAHGVPPRDVWLALCEVENVPLSRRHGVGLPKPRR